The Leguminivora glycinivorella isolate SPB_JAAS2020 chromosome 2, LegGlyc_1.1, whole genome shotgun sequence DNA window GAAACAGAGGGTGTACCCTTCATACTAATAAAAACGAATAGAATCGAGTAGGTAAATAAGTACtctcattttcaatttcaagtaACCTTCCTCGATTAGGAGGCATCGCTTTTATGGccgaaattttattttatccaaTAGAAGATTTTGATCCtagataggaatgggatcgattggcataaatatacctacctagttCAACAATACTGATGATGGCGATTGTACATACATGATATGAAATGAAAGAAGTcgtaataattttgtaaatcGTTTATTTAACAAATTAGAAATGAATCCATCTTTCCCAAATCAGGTCAATTCAATTATTTATGTTATCATAATAACAACCATTTCTGATAAGACACGAGCTTTCTaatacaaaagttataaaatcatacttatgtattaaaatagttaggtaggtactgaaattgtgcaatattttttctttgtctCGATTTGCTAAAGAGATGTAGGTAAAAAGATTAATGATTGCTTTATTttgtttactagcttttgcccgcggcttcgctcgcgttaaattcgaaatttacggaatgctccatacaaacatccatcccccattttagggaagtgggtggttagaaaaggacaaaaagtagcctatgtcactctccatcccttcaactatctccacttaaaaaatcacttcaattcgtcgctccgttttgccgtgaaagacggacaaacaaacagacacacacactttcccatttataatattagtatggattacagtAAATATGGAGCTTTTTtcccgcactagtgcgcaaagcaGTACCTAAAGTTTCATAAACGTAAACGTAGTACGATACAGCTGCGAAGAGGGAATCCGTACCTAACGGGAATTATGGCATTGACATGTAGCGCAATGAAAACAAATTCCCATCAGATGTTTTTGAATTATACGCTATGCCAGGGACCGGAACCGCTTACCATAACCGGGGTTTTTCATaggcttattttagaagttgtttaaaaaaaccccaaccataatggtaaccttttgtaagggtaactgtttgatagggtaagcctatctgatacagttaacttaaTTAACCTCTAACCAAAATCAAACCCAGTCTTAAAGGTTACCctatcattttagttattaaacTGTTTAAGCAATTTTAATCTCTGCGCACATTGAAATTCAtcttattattgaataaccataGCGAGTACAAGCTCATACGTCCGTctctaaaaaagttttaacgTCGCTTTATGTCAATTCAAACAATATTGGACTTTAAAACCTTACTATTAAAACATAACTGACCTGAACTATCATAGTGTGTTTTGGCATTGAATGCATTCGTAGCGCGCGCCGGGTTGTTCTATTGTTTATCTACCTCTATGTTTATACCTGTGCGAGTGTGCGTTTCCGAACAATTctagttttagctttttaaaatcaaccttttgtttggccgtcggaccatctcagcaaagacgctcatactcgagagcaaattttagtaaagaactaaaaaaaaatattgtgaaagaacaaagcaaataattgtatCGATATCTTACAATTAgataattgaaaacatcttctcaattgggcttttttaaaaatgtcaaaatagctatttatgcaaacaagtgcggaaagtaggtgatttctgaaGCCGACACGAGTCGGAATTTCGGAAAACATCTTTGCGCacatgtttcaaagttttcaaacaatgctttactatgcattgtgcgagtaaataaaaaaacgtaataagacaaaatactttagtaattattaaaatgaaaagttatgttagtacaattttcgaatttgaaagacattggttttatgggacttatagtaaagttcaaactaaaataaaaaaattgaaaattaaaaagcactagtgcggaaaagtactactttccacacgatttttatgggactgatagtgaatttcaaaattaaaaaaaaaattaatgtaaaaagcactagtgactattgtggaaaagtacctactactttccgcacaattttgcttcatagaaaacgcacttatcgagtacctacatatatcgcaatagttatttttatgggactgatagtgaagttcaaaattaaaaaaataaataaaaagtaagaAGCACTATTGCGGGAAAGTCCTACTTACCGcacgatttttatgggactgatagtgaactccaaaataaaaaaaatggaaatgtaaaaagcactagtgcggaaaagtactctacgcacttttcgagcacattctaatagctatttttCTGGCACGGATAGTgatgttcaaaataaaaaaaaatgaaatgtaaaGTGCACCAGTGCGGAAAAATACttctttccgcacgattttgcttcatagaaaacgcacttttcgagcacatacagtgctatttttatgggactgatagagaaggaaaaatttaaaaaaaaagtaaaaagcagtagtacggaaaagtactactttccgcacgatttttctgggacaaacagtgaagttcaaaattaaaaaaaaaattaaagtaaaaagcactagtgactacttgactagtgcggaaaagtaggtaccactatccgcacaattttgcttcaaagaaaacgcacttttcgagcacatacattgtaatagctatttttatgggactggtAGTGAAgtccaaaataaaataaaaaaataaaagtaaaaagtaccagtgccgaaaagtactctactttccgcacgattttactatatagaaaacgcacttttgtaatagctgtttttatgggactgatagtgaagttcaaaattaaaagtaaaaagcactagtgcggaaaagtactactttccgcacgattttccggggacggatagtgaagttcaaaatttaaaaaaaaccggccaagagcgtgtcgggccacgctcagtgtagggttccgtagttttccgtatttttctcaaaaactactgaacctatcaagttcaaaactatttttctagaaagtcttaataaagttctacttatgtgatttttttcatattttttaaacgtatggttcaaaagttagagggggggggcgcacttttttttcctttaggagcgattatttccgaaaatattaatattatcaaaaaacgatcttagtaaacccttatttatttctaaatatctatccaacaatatatcacacgttgggaaaaaaaatatcagcccccactttacatgtagggggggggggtaccctaataaaacatttttttccattttttattattgcactttgtcggcgtgattgatatacatattggtaccaaatttcagctttctaatgctcgagcacacatacattataatagctatttttgtgGGAGTGACAGTGAagttcgaaattaaaaaaataaataaagtaaaaagcactagtgcggaaaagtactactttccgcacggtTTTTCGGGGAcgaatagtgaagttcaaaattaaaaaaaaattaaaagtaaaaagcactagtgcggaaaagtactactttccgcacggtTTTTCGGGGacggatagtgaagttcaaaattaaaaaaaaaatgaaatgtaaaaAGCACtcgtgcggaaaagtactactttccgcacgattttgtttcataggaaacgcacttctcgagcacacatacattataatagctatttttgtgGGACTGACAGTGAagttcgaaattaaaaaataaataaagtaaaaagcactagtgcggaaaagtactactttccgcacggtTTTTCGGGGACGATAAgtgaaattcaaaatttaaaaaaaatgaaaattaaaagcTCTAGGGTGGAAAGTACTAGTTTCcgcataattttgtttcatagaaaacgcactttcggagcacatacattgtaatagctatttttatgggactgatagcgaagttcataattaaaaaaaattaaagtaaaaagcgCGAGTGCGAAAAAGTCCTACTTTCCGCACAATTTTTCTGGGAcgtatagtgaagttcaaaatttaaataaaattgaaaagtaaaaagcgctagtgcggaaatgtactactttccgcacaatgTTGCTTCATAGAAATCGCACtttccgagcacatacattataatagctatttttatgggactgatagcaaagttcataattaaaaaaaaaattaaaagtaaaaaaccctaGTGCGAACATGTACTACTTTccgaacgatttttctgggacggatggtggcgttcaaaatttaaataaaattggaatgtaaaaaaacactagtgcggaaaagtactactttccgcacgattttgttttatagaaaacgcacttttcgagcacatacattgttatagctatttttatgggagtgatagtgaagttcaaaattaaaagtaaaaagaacAAGTGTGGAAAGTACTACAACTTgctgcacgattttgcttcgtaaaaaacgtacttttcgagcacatgcattgtaaacgcactttttgagcacatgcattgttatagttatttttatgagactgataatgaagttcaaaataaataaaaattaaaagtaaaaagtaggtacaaaaccgTGGTAGCTGTAAAAACCTACTTAATTTTATTCccttactagcgacccgccccggcttcgcacgggttctatacctacatataaaccttcctctacaatcactctatctattaaaaaaaaccgcatcaaaatccgttgcgtagttttaaagatttaagcatacatagggacatagggacatagggacagagaaagcgactttgttttatactatgtagtgataatatacaatttatactattgatatttatttctaGCATGTCCCTGATGAGTACGagtaggtaaataattgtactatatcaaacacagaaactAAATGACGTAAGTCAAATGGTAATAACTCCGTAAATTCGAGTGCATGCGTCTGAGACAAGCTCTATCTATTGCAAAccagtttatatgtaataaagcttaccataactcaatgaaaacaggtttgaaaaaccctatcgcgatagggtttcggagttaacttagttagtagttatggtAACCTCACTGTAACAGATTCAATAAGCTTACCTTTTTAAAAGGTTACCTTTAAAAAAGCTTGCCATTTTATTTGGTAAGCAAATTGATGGGGTAAGCAAATTGATGAAGTTAAGCCTAAAAATGGGTTTTCCGGTCCTTGCGCTATGCTAATGATGTTAACTGCTTATTAGTATTAAGTGTTCAGGTAAAGGAAATATATATTTGTATCATATCAATGGGCTATTCTGTATGATACAACTGGATGCCTGTTATTAGACGTAACTATATTGTAATTTGTAGCACACACCCTACTTGACAGTAGAAAAAGACGCGACAGAATTTTTCCATGGGACGTTATCTATtcaatttgccgcctttttctactTACGAGGTGGCTGTGAGTGACATCGGTTGTACCTTGAAATTACAGCGCATACTGACAGGTACTCTAATTAATCTAATGATCAGTATTAAAAGTATTATATGGATAAACCTTTACTAGGAACAATTTAGCCAAAATAAAATACATCGACAggcaagaaaaataaataattaaatcaaAATGCGTTATTACATACGTAATATTTAACTACGAGATAATCATTGGTTACATATTTATCCTATCAATCACAATTGTGTATACAAACCTATCTACTAGCTGCTTGAGCATTTCTTAAGTCAAGTTCTTAAAAGTTGTGAAAACGTATAAAAGTAACAAGGCAGTCATATCCCATAGAAGTTTTGGAGTTAAGTCATTGCTTTACTAGGCACACTATCCCCAAAATTGAATGTTACGCTAGAGCTAATAAATAGCCAGTTCCAAACAAGAGAACAAATGAAAAACAGGTTTACCCTCATCACAAGGTGAGATTGATTTAGCCTTAGGTACAtgttaggcttgtgtcgttcacgaactgttaggaataaaatcccatgaatgaccgaaatgaactgataGATGAGGCTCCAAgaggatgttcgtttgcaaaaatagcgcacctcattctgacttctgatatatattgtataggtcCCAGACATCATATAAACAGATGTTGCCAAGCAGTTTTGTGGTCCCCGTCCCCCCACCCCGCCAATTAAAAATTgcatacaaacaaaaaaatttttttcatcaaaTCATGCCGTGTAGGGTATGAAAAGAAAGGGCTTATTGAGTAGTTTACGaatatatagcatactataacatttctTACACTTTCTCTAAGAATTTTTTAGAAAATTTACGAAAATGCTTCATTTTAGAGTTCACTTTAAACCACTGTAGATTAAGAACTAATGAGtatattttttaaccgccttccaaatctcaacggaaggggttctcaattcgtctgtgtgttttttattttttttaatgtttgttcctcgatatcttcgtcgttactggaccgattttgaaaaatttttttttgattgaatgtatatgcatgcatacagattggtcccatttttctcagaacccagttctggttgtgggatcctggagaaatcgagggaactcctcaaatctgaaaggcatacatatggtgatttttgtgtttttaaaggaacagcatgcatttacgtacggaacagtgacatttggtgcagtggaactcctgatgatggtcagaatggaactcctcaaatctgaacggcacacttatagtgactttggtatttttataagaacagcattcacttacgtccagaacagtgacatttggtgcagtggaactgctgatgatggttagaacggaactcctcaaatctgaacggcacacttatagtgactttggtatttttataagaacagcatgcacttacgtccagaacagtgacatttggtgcagtggaactgctgatgaagagtgagccgcccctggttagagttccgttctgataatcattctcatctgtaattacttcagaatcatccaaatttcaaaattggttcagaaatgacggagatattgaataacaaacattaaaaaatatacagacgaattgataacataatccaacatttgaaagtatttatcaccagaaccccaaaggaaggcggtttttatttcttaaaaattatataattattattttaagtaactaaCAAGAGTCCAATGTCTACGAACCAATAGTTCGTACAGTCAAAAAATTGCATTTGGGAGCAGGGGGAGCAGTCAAAGATGGCGAGTCTCGATAATTGAAATATCTTATCATTTCGGTCTCTGAGTGGAGTTCCGTTTGCGGACCTCAATCTGGcatatatttattacatagaCAGATATTGTCAATCAGTTTTACACCCCCCCCCCACCCTCCCCCTTCCTTCACaaatattattgaaaattaCATAGACCTTTTTCTCTTTAATAAAaccatgtaaatgtaaatcCAATCGCACAATGTCGTGTACCTGCAAAAAAGCAGCACTGAAATGTATATCATTATGTAAAtgtgtaaataataattgtaaaaacATGTAactaagtagtagtagtaaagtaggtagtagtagtagaagTCAAACTATTACTTGCATGTGTAAGCATTTTTTCGTAAAAATCGTAAAAAATGTTCAATTGAATTACTGCCttgtacaatattttatttacgacacatacagacagacacccaTAAGTAgtaatttaatgaaattccataatgaaaagcaaaaaaatctatgtaattttcaataatatttatgaaGGAGGGGAGGGCGAGGGGGGGGGGATGTAAAACTGATTGACAATATCTGtctatgtaataaatatatatgcCAGATTGAGGTCCGCAAACGGAACTCCACTCAGAGACCGAAATGTTAAGATATTTCAATTATCGAAACTCGCCATCTTTAACTGCGCCCCCTGCTCCCAAATGCAATTTTTTCACTGTACGAACTATTGGTTCGTAGACATTGGACTCTTGttagttacttaaaataataattataaaaatatactcaTTAGTTCTTAATCTACAGTGGTTTAAAGTGAACTCCAAAACGAAGCTTTTTCTTAAATTTTCTAAAAAATTCTTAGAGAAAGTGTAagaaatgttatagtatgctatatattCGTAAACTACTCAATAAGCCCTTTCTTTTGATACCCTACACGGCATGAtttgatgaaaaaaatttttttgtttgtatgcAATTTTTAATTGGCGGGGTGGGGGCTCGGGGACCACAATAGTGCTTGGCAACATCTGTTTATATGATGTCTGGgacctatacaatatatatcagaagtcagaatgaggtgcgctatttttgcaaacgaacatcctcttggagcctgctctatgaatctttccgtgctctgtgaatcggtctttgctcatttagttcagtatgatcggcgagcgcgagcggtttggatcgagaatgtatgtgtgactgcgccgaccgagagcgagagctacttagcagagcaacaaaaaaacgtcaagttttcatattaaacttcggttacttacaacctttcggtccggaatgttactatctgtggactattcgtataattttgacactattcggtcccattcgttttgatctttccgaccgcagtggtcgctggtctggctgaactaaatgagcaaaagacctaaaagagcgaactagtttgtgggagcgattgaacgagatcggagcgctccgatcaacgaacgaaacggcacaagcctagtacATGTCTTTAGTCATAGCCATAGCATTATGATAATCAACCAGTATGGAACAGTCACGTTTTTATAGCTCATCTTGTCATAACACACACTTATAGTCATGGTGACAGAATAACACCTTATTTTAAAAGGGAATCATTTCTCCAATGGATAGTCTGATGATCAAATTTAATTTCCACTTCCTCAGTGTCTATGTTCATTCGGAATAgcttacataatatataatgcATATAGacaatgtctaatagacatgTATTCTAGCAGTAACTCCCCTTGTCACATACATACACAATAACAACACTTCCATCATTTGTTATATTGGCAGTGTACTGGACACTGATGACTTGAACATGCTTCCGAAGAACCTGGCACCGGTGGAGCCTCCCGGGATGGAGCCCATCATCATCCAGAGTAGAGCAATGACTTGCAGCACAGCACAGACAATGGTTAGTGGAGTGCTCTGTAGATGCAGCGCACAGTACAGTGTTGCTATTAGAGTAGAGCCATACAGGAGGGTGGTGAGGGCTCGCTCCTTTGAGAAGAGTGACTTCACGTGTGACCATGGCCCATAAAGGAAGCTGAAGCTGAAATTAACACAGACATatgttatattgtttttaatacAAGGATCAAATCATAATGGGGAACTTACATAACAGTTTATGAtgattgtttataaagtttaaaatattattatgatatTGTAACAGTGTATCAGAAAGAAAAAATTGCTACTGAGTTGTGTCAGTTTCATTCTACAGGGGCAatattattgcaaataaatgtgCAATTAAGTCATGAGTTAAAATCATATTACCTAAGTATGAAGAACAAGCTTCCAAGTGTGAAGAGGAGAGCGAACTTCCGAGCCTGCAGGATTAGGATGGGAATGTAAAGGAAGGACAGGATAAAGCACAGGATGCCGAAGAATAGGCAAACTCCAAAACCCATGAACCTTTGTGTGCGACTCTGTAAAAATTATAAAGTTCCATGTTAAATATGATTAACTTCTATTTGTTACATATGATTTGAACATATATCTAAATTCTTTTACAATGATGATATgtataaaagtaaatttaatattaatattttcatctcattttattattttgataaggATTCAAAAACATAGTTTATGAAATATCATTATGTTGTCTTTCATAGAAGTCTatgtactagagatgggccgaatatggactttgctgAATACGAATATtaggccgaacattcggttcagctcttaccgaaccgtacattcggccgaatatttggTTATGTGATATTTAGAAAGCATATGTTaagaaactattaaatgattgataatgcttacatatgttactaaaaCTACATATGGTCTTATGATTTAGTAGCTAGATAAcaaaaacttagttaaaacaactctgaactcttctcaactcttaaactatggttttttcaacttttttactaaacaattgtatttatattttgatgcataggtaattatctctttttagtagttccttagaaagctacggaaataggagcttattatccaatggaatagtacgtaagatcttcattagttatttagttTGTTTATTCAgaaaatattcggcaatgcaaccgaattattcggccgaatacgaacattgaaaatcgTGCCGAatataccgaatatttaccgaatatgcggcccatctctactattTACCTACTTGAaagatattaaattaatttaggtTTATATACGGTAAATTGTATTCAAGTCTGACTACAGAGCAATAAGCGAATCATCAGTGAGTTAATGTTTGGTGACTCACAATCAAGAGAtataagcaaaacaataaaataggTCATCATACTTACTAAGGTGAAATACTCTTTTTGCACTTCTTGAAACCAGCTTGCATTACTAGAGCTACTCGTAGGCGTTTCTTCATTGCTTCGGGAAAAGAAACTGGGAGTAGAGAATGGTAAACTAATTTTGTAACTTCGACGGTTCTCGTTTTGAAGCAAATACTCGTCTAAATCCGACTTTAGGTTCGCCATAACGGTTTACTGTTTTATCCCAATGTATAAATTATGATAAACACGAACTTCGTCGACCACTAAAAGCTTAATCTGCACAAACAacacgataaataaataaaattaacagaAAGATATGTGAAAAAGTCATGAATTCACTTGTAGTTTGACAGTTCTATGACGTTTTACTGTTACTAGTGATGCGCATGTACCGTTGCGAATCGATCGAGTTACCGGTTTTAGCTTTTAGATACAAGTtaaattgtatataatattataagacGCTGTATCAAACGTTTAATATTATagcttatttaatttaataaaacgaATTACTACTACCGTAATCTGTGTCATCGCTGAAATCGTCGTGGTCGTGTCGACGGATGTTGTTGTTGTATCGGTCATGTGCGCAGGGTGGGCACACTCCACGCATATCGCGCTCTTCCAAGTCTGTGCTGCTCGCATCGGAGTCTACTGCAGCTTCTTCAATGTGAATATTCTCAATTTGCCTATTGTCTAACTTTTCGTTGGACGACAGTTGATTATAATTCTTCCTCAGCGGTCGGGATTCTGTAACAAAACAGTGGCTGGTTTAGGTAGGTAATTACGTAGGTACTTTTTGTTTATTTGGGGCCGTGACAAACTTTATTATGAAATTGTTCGTAGTTGCGTTGCGATGATGATGCGCACAGAATGTTTAATCAATCAAAAGATTGGAAGGACAAAAGAACGGACTCATTTATGTAGTTTAATGAGTAAGTTGTCCCCAGTTATCACAAAATATTTACAATGAGTACAACATGCTGTGCctatttaataatatgtatttatttttatttatttatttatagccatattatgttctgtaaaacgtcgtacgatatacgTGCGAAGAGGACGAAACGTTTAAAACACAGCCTATTTCACTTTCGGATAATAATTGTATAAATTGCATGCAGGTGAAGCGGGAGTTATAAAAAAACCGTTCTCGGTGGGAATTATGACATTTCAAGTACCATTATTAACTTTATTgtcgtttttaatatttttctgttgcaagtgtgttgaaaaatattgtatgtagctcggggcgtaagaatattgcaaactcgagtctgTAAGTCGCTCCGGTAAGCCGGGGATTATTCTCGATTCGCAGCGCCGGTCcgcgcactcgatcagggtagagcgagatatAGATTTGGCGTCCACtatatttaaacttttttgCCAGCTTTGCTTAAAGCCAAAACGGGCTCCTTATAGTTAGATTCGCCCTATATGTCCGTCTGACACGTCACAACCATTTGACTAAGTAACCAAGATATATCACATGTATATGTCGCTAGATAGAAatagtaaacgcgagcgaagcgagcgcgaaatatTTTCCTATTATTGATGGGGGGCGGAGAGTTCTATGTGAGCCCCTGCCTTTCATAGGCCAAAAGAAGTTCGTTGATCATCAtcacgcttacgctcctttgactcatacaaaattgcgcctctctgagacgttttgcgcctttcgCTTTAAGAGGAACTCTGCTTTGGATTGTCGGATAAATACTTtagcatttggatagcgacgtaactgtGTCTTTGTCGTTCGGCCTCGTAACAATGTGGTTCGTTAAGAGCTAGAATCATCTttcacggcgccctagcaaTAGCTCCCACCTTATGAATGCTGTACATGCtggcattgtggtgcaacttttcaGATAATCTCAATCTCGAGATTTTCAATAACTGAATAAAATTCATTCCCGGCGCCTCTCGCCATTTTGGGCAATGTGTGCGCCCACGCAAggacgattttggcgcccccttaccattcggcgcctagagcggccgctccactcgctctacccttaatccggccctgctcGCTTGCAATATTTAACATCATGCCACATTATGCGGACGCAGATTTTAGCACAAATTGAaattagttatgttatggtcaaccaaattttggaactaaaaaggcgcgaaatttaaattttctatcggaattaaaccttcgcccctacattttcaatcattagggttccgtagtcaactaggaacccttatagtttcgacatgtctgtctgtccgtccgtccacggataatctcagtaaccgttagcactagaaagctgaaatttggtaccaatatgtatatcaatcacgccaacaaagtgcaaatataaaaaattgaaaaaaatgttttattagggtacccccctacatgtaaagtgggggctgatattttttttcattccaaccccaacgtgtgatatattgttggataggtatttaaaaattaatatgggtttactcagatcgttttttgataatattaatattttcggaaataatcgctacttaaggaaaaaaaagtgcgtcccccccctctaacttttgaaccacatgtttataaaatatgaaaaaaatcacaaaagtagaactttataaagactttctaggaaaattgttttgaacttgataggttcagtagtttttgagaaaaatatggaaaactacggaaccctacactgagcgaggcccgacacgctcttggccggtttttttttaaatgttatggCTCGTCTATGAATTCGCCatcgtcaaggtttaggaaaatgaaaaatgaaatgaaatgaaaataaatttattggtTACAATATAAACGTGTTATACAAGACATGGTTGGAATCTCCAAGTAAGTAAAATTATACTTGTAGAAGGAGATCCCGCTCTTCCTACTAGGAAGGCACGCGCTTTATGcagacaatgaggaggcacattcaaaggttatgacagatggcgccaccttattagtccattgcacagataaagaatttcatacgtgagagcgagtagaagatatttttttctctctctcacatatgaatgccagtgacatgcctagacacttgcacaggcgccgcctgg harbors:
- the LOC125237227 gene encoding protein transport protein sft2 — encoded protein: MANLKSDLDEYLLQNENRRSYKISLPFSTPSFFSRSNEETPTSSSSNASWFQEVQKEYFTLSRTQRFMGFGVCLFFGILCFILSFLYIPILILQARKFALLFTLGSLFFILSFSFLYGPWSHVKSLFSKERALTTLLYGSTLIATLYCALHLQSTPLTIVCAVLQVIALLWMMMGSIPGGSTGARFFGSMFKSSVSSTLPI